The nucleotide sequence TGAAAATGACCTGTGGTTGACCTGGTATTGCCTTGTTCAACCCCcagctgctttttaatccagggagTTTCCATACCTGCTATGTGATGCGGCTTTCTCACATTGTGAGTTTCCCTCCTTCTGACAGTGGCTATCATAGGAACATATAAGTCTGCCTTGCATCagatcagaccatttgtccatctagttcaacattgtctattctgactggcagtgggtctctgggttttcaggcagaggcctttcccatcGCTTTCTAGTTGattcttttaagtggagatgccagggattgaatgtgggacctttgGAATGTAAAGCACCTGCTTGACTACTGAGGTTTGTTCCCTCCCCATGCCATCAAAGTCAAACAAGAGTGGGGGAAGGGAAATCATAGTTTGATGATGCTTTGTTACTTGGCAGTTTTAGATGTTATACTGCAGGGGTGACTCATTACTGTCACAACATGTAAGACAAACAACTGAAGTTAGATGACAGATTGTCAGCCTGTACAAAACCACTGCTATTGCTGCTGATACTGTTGTCATCATACTACTAACAGAAGGAGGGCTGTACCACACATTGATAATCAATGTGGTAATCAATGTGgcaccaccagatgttgttggactccaacttgcatCATCTCTGACcccttgccatgctggctggggctgatgggagatgtacggtaccatgttgactacccatgGAACAGACAAATGGAGAAAAGAAGCCAATCTGTAGAAGATTTGTTCGCATACTGGCACATCAGATTTCCTGATGCATTTTGAAAATTCAGGTTCTCTTTTGAGGGAAACTACTCAACATCTAATCAAGAACGGAACGGTTGCAACCAGAACCCCATTATAAATTCTTACATTTTCTAACAAAGTTGTTATTAAATTAATTGCCTTGGTGAACATTTAAACAGAAAAACAGCTCTTGAAAACTGCTCTCtccagaaaagcagagggagaaaagctttttgtTTTCTAGAAAAGCTGCACTTAggtggtcatgtgtcctactttacagatggCAGTTCTCTATTTTcaagggctgtcagaggacagttgTCTGTTTGAAGGTATCCTCTTTTTGAAGGGCAGACCactccaagtctggtttaaagataaggaaccataaaaagggagagcaggagccttgcGTTTGACTATCAACAGTTCACAGCACCTAACTGTTAGGTAGGGGCTGCTGACTGCACCTACACCTgctcagcagactgagcaggctcaCAAGGTAGCCGGTGTCTTCCCCATTCTGATAAGATGTATTTCTGATTAAATTGTAACAATTATttataaatttgcatctatacatataaattaccatatgcaaatTTCAGTCACGTTTGTGtactctttttcttttcctttctttctttttttttggcgGGGGTGATGCacatcctcttttttggcaatgcataattgGTCACCCAGCTATAACTTCCCAATGTTAGCCTTTCAGCTGTTCAGTTACTGGTGAGACATTGAGCAGTTTCCCTTGAGGGCGAATATGGATGCTCAAAACACCTCAGGAATTCtgattgtaaaaaaataaaatcttgcaCCTGTCAGCTCCAGATTTCTTTTATTCTTCTGTTGTCCTCCTAACTCCACGGTACCCTGGGCTTGTTCTGTggtgaaaagaaagaaagaacgtgGTGGTTGCAAGGCCCAGAGCATGGTGACAACAGCAGCTTGATTGATTTGGCAGGGTGGTGGGTAAGTCATTGCCAGCCTAGAAGGCAGAGGGACCCAAATGAAAGCTCTTTCAGAACCAAAGATGTCCCTCCCATCTGCACCTTCTACCTGTCTACCCCACCTGTTCTTCTCTCTCTTCTTGTCTCTGCAGGGGGAGATGCAGAATGAAATGAGCCTCAAAGCCAAgcgtagccaacatggtgccactcaggtgttgctggattacaactcccaccatccctgactatcgaccatgctggctggggctcaaaGCCAAAGTGCCACCATGAGCATACTAATGCCTACAAAGCTCTGGCCCACCAATTTTTCCAATGATGTATAAAGAAGATTGGTTAAGGGCTCCCTTGGTGCTGGCATACACAAACGGCTTATTCTGGAATAGTCCTGCTGAAGGCAGGAAGCGCTGTAGAAGTCCTCAGGAATGTAAGAGAACTGGACTCTACAGCACAGAGTTAAAAAGACTGAGATGGCAAGGCATTGGGAAAAGATTGCCAACCAACcaggttttgcttttttaaaaaaagcccaactagattttctttcttttgctttgAAGCCAGAAAAGCTAGGGATTTCCCCtcatctcttctccccccctccttaaAGCTATGCACTTTTAACAAACAGGCAGCACATGTGATGGGCACTTACCCTTGACTCCATACCTATACTCATTCTGAgctctgtattattattttttttttcaagagtTGGCAACTCTTGTAGTGATCAGAGTGTCAGATTGGAGCTGGGATACCAGGGCTCAAgttcccacttagccatgaaactcactgagcaATCTCGGGCCAGTTATGGTCTTTCAGCCTAACTaatgtcacagggttgttgtgaggataaaatgtagaAGTGAGAACCATGTCTGCCACCCACCTTGGGATCCTTAGAGAAAAAGTGGgacacgacttccgggaaggattgcttagcttgtgcctgcctctgagacgagctctcgtctcagaggaagctttttcagttttaaaaccagccaaaaggttttttttttactggtaaaaactttctcccaggcaagggagaaacgaagagattatccacaagcttcgttgtgtttgttgggggacttgaattcattaggaacgaaggacctgccagcaacgtcagacggagccagggaatttcaagcaagctcaaactgattaagcaagactttttttttctttaaagaaaaacgtattctaacaggcaagcattcttctatctactcttatcattttgttatcgttatagTAAAAGAGATTTATTAAAGGAtcggcaacaaagaatccctgggtgagttataactttctctcatatacatggaattaaggaggaagaaaattgaaatagcctatctttattttttattgcaaaaagctggcatggaattgagcattttaaagatataaacggatgaggggcaactaatctaaagaggaaatctgattttatgacatttgagactattttttctggtctactttttttttttttgacgaatctgcttactttttatgccactaattttttggatgctgtgaactaaatttgttttgcacttttggacacataagagataaggcggtttgtgctgtctagagggtgatgtcagcaggcttggaggattaactcctttgtgactggaaaaagaaataaactgttctttgcttgggaatagttaagaatgacaatcaagaaggtggctgagaccctggatgtacaggaaggggttctctatctagatatgtttcagaaaataatgaatgagattaagctggtgagacaggagctgagacagagcagacaagagatgaaaagtgaatttggcaaaatgagacaggagctgaaggaaattcaggattctgtgagaggggaggtggatgagaccaaagatatggctggacaaataaaagaagatgaaagaaaaattaaaggaaaggttcaagccctggagattggaatagatatatcaaatatggacttggaaaaagatttggattttatggctgtgatggatcctggagacaaatatcactgtttggaattcagcgctgtctttgaaggaattggtgaagagattagagataaagatatcaacggttcaaaaaaattcctggattggaaggatttgatggaacttgaaatggagaaagtttacagaattaattccagatgtgtgactatggaaaaactctcgggagatgtgatggtgcattctgtggaaaggaggagcagagatgcagctttacaacagcatttcagtggtacattcggaattaatggcaaggaaatatttgtgatgaaagaaattcctatcagacttttattatatgactatgactatgacagcaagattattatgggtgcaaggatggagatggaagatggaattaacactgagaatggctattgaaactactggacctagcagacttgatgagatggattaattgacatgtttatttggagaaaaatcaatggatatatttctcaaggagtggaagcctctctttgactttttgcggaaagaataaagtaatgttaatgagatttgatgattaattaagataactactggagaaaagtgattttgtaatatattaagagacaggtttgttatatattatagatctataactgatctgcgacaaatcggaagtcaacattttattttattgtattagttattaatttgtttttttgttttgttttgttctgttttgttttttgaaactttgaataaaaattaatgataaaaaagagaaaaagtggGACACGTACATGTAAAAATTTAAACACTCTGCAGTAATACCTTGATGACCTTGTTTTTAATGTCACTGTCCATCTaatgagaaagaaggaagagcttTAGTGCTGTTCATAGCTAAGTGTTATGCCTCCAGTTATATATATCAGGGACATCTTCTTTAATTGCTTTTGGTGCAGATTTTATTTCAAACCAACAAACACTTTCAATGCATCTTCTCAGAAAAAGAAACCCTACCCATGTTGGCACAAAGAAGAAAAGACTGAAGGAAATATATCAGAATCATATCTCTTGGGCCTGTATGTTCATTTGGGGTGATAAAGAAAACTGGAAAAGAACAGAAGCTCCAGATGTACTCAGCACACAGTCATGTGAGGTCCCAGCTCTCTCTGAACTTCTAGAAAGTAAACATGCACCACTGATAAAAGGAGGACTGTGTGATTCCATGCTCAGTTAGCTTTAGCTCTTTGCCAATCTAACTGATGTCCAAGAACACCACACCATGTGTGCTGGAATCCCAGACTTAGCCTACAGAGAGGCATACTAGAAGAAAACAAGCCCCTTGGAAAATGTGCAGCCTCCTCTTCCTTTGAGTAACAAATCCCAGTTGCAAAGGTCTAGACCGGAGGTTGGCAACCTCAGTCCCAGAGGCCAGATACAGCCATCTAGAACTCACtagctggccctcaggactccccagaTCATGCTCTACTCAAGACCATGCCCCTGATACCCAAGCCATGACCCTTGCTGGCCCTGCTCTGCCTTCTCCTTTACTTTTGCCTCCCTGGAATGTAACACTGAACATTGATCTCGTGTCTTCCATCCGTCTCCTCATCATTCTGACCATGTGAAATGTGCATATCAGCCAATGCGGGTGACATTGGCACTGACTCAAAATTAACCACAATGAATATCTCCCATCCAAAAGATTAAAGTATGTGATGATCCACAGAATCTGTAGTTTCTCAATTAAAGAATGTGATAGACCTCTAGCGAATTATGTTATTAAGCTCTACAGCACTTAGTACGCCACCATTTCTCCTCTGTCTGTACCAGACCTACACAGCTTGTGATACATCTAGCCCAAAGCAGTTCATAGCTGTGTATTGAGGTCTACTGGGCACATGGTGgcccttcttcttctttttgcacACCCAAGGAGGCAGCAAAACATGAGGACTATCAAAGCTCTGGTGGGCAATCAAACACAGTTGGTAGACCTCATTCAGATGAGTCAGCCAACACTCACACAAGCAGGCAGACAGTCACAAGTGTAAGGTGCAAGCAAGTTCCCCCTCCCACTAATCCAACACTTTTATATAACACACCTCCACGTCACCTGGAACATATCCACTATCCTCTCTCCTATGGTAAATGTACAACTGCCATTTTCTGAATTGCAGGGACATTCAACAAAGGTGAGTCTCTCGTTTTCATAAAGAGGCTGTCTTAGACATTCTGTTTATAGCagggctgggggccaaatgtggccctccaggcctctctgtttgaccCTCAGGcccctctccaggccacatctCCTCTCCAGCCACATCCCCCACTGGGAtgagtgtttttgcatggctggaaagtgtccttgaactctgaggataatgcctcttgcttgcctggatatagGGAGAGCTGAGTGagtctgtgtagaaactagtctactgtataaaggtaaaattgTGTTGCAAGCCCCACTTTGCTTCTGGTcctacccatcactggcatgtgcctccagaaggttgccaagaagggaatgcagcccttgggctgaaaaaggtttcccacaccacTGCTTTGaagtaggggtggggaagcttgGCCTTCCAGAACTACAAcatccatcagttccagccagtatggccaatgatcaaggctgataggagttgcagtccaacaatatatggagggccaaaggtcccccatacATGCTCTAaagcataataaaaataatgattaCTTCAGACCTTTCTGTATAGCTCATTACATTTTTACCTGTTGCCCCCTTGACTCTTGTCATCCATGCTCACCTCCCTTGAAGTTAGGAAGAAGACATCAAAGTATGGCTATAATAAAACACAACCTCAGAAGAAAGCATGGAAATATAAAGTGGTCTAGAGATTCACCTCGAGGGCTCAGATGGGCTTGTCAGGATTCAGATCCATTGGCTAGAGAATACCAATGTTGCAAAATGCTTTGGTTTTTTTAccagtatttttaaaaacctgaacaTTGATCATAATTTCCTCATATCCCTCTCACAGAAACAATTTTTTCCACAAAAATATTTACAATAGGGTTCACAGTTATAGAGAGCAAATATAAATGACATGACAGGAAGAGATCAGGACAGGAGGCAAACTTTGTAGTTAATAGTCAACTATTTCCCTAAAAACCACACGGAAGAAGTGTTATGAGTTGTGCCTTGCAGGCACAGAACAATCAACCTAGAGAAGTGTCCCATATTTTGAAGTTCAAGGATGtaaatactgagtcaggccaaatGTCCAACCAAGAATCTCATGCCTCCAGGGATGACCAAAGCTGGGGACTACATAGGAAAACCAAAGCAGTTACGTGGTGATTTATCTGTCTAGTTTCACTCACTTAGAGCCTGCAGAAATTAGAGGTTTAGGGGCCTTTTAACTAATCTTCCCCTATCCTGAATAGTGGCAAATGTATTTCTTCTTCAAGTATCCATGCCCAATTATGAAGCGCTGTAACGACCACCCTTCATGCCATTATTATTTTACCACTGCAAGATTACATTTGTAGTCACATTATAGTAGAGAACTGCAAGGATGACAGTCACAGTACAGATTCTCAGCATGTGGATCAGTTGCAGACCAATAAACATTCAGGAGATCAGATTTACAAAAGAGTACAGAATTTGTGTTGATTCATAGTCAGAAATGAGTGTTGAGCCATTCATAGAGCTGAGATTTCCATGGATTTAGATGTGTGCATTGCCattcacatttgttgttgttatgtgccttcaggtttaTTTCGACTTATTgtgtccctatgaatcagcgacctccaataacatctgttgtaaaccaccctgctaGGTTCTTGTAAAAGTctgagaaatatatattttattaatcctttttcttttcttttttgctaacTGCAattatagtaatacctcagttaaggaacaCTCCAGGAaaaaagctccttttaacaaaggctttttaaaagatgaaactgatGAGCTTTGCTTTGTTGTGGATAAATTTTcaagtctgtgcctttgctttgaggtgaaactgaccaggctgagtctttgctttaaggtgaaactgactagcaagtgtatttgctttgcattaaagagatctcttgctttctcccagggctggagagcaaaggatccaatacattcaaaaggggagaagaaggggagggaaggggagggagggaggaggaggagtgggtgggtgggtgggggccaGGTAGGCACTTTTTAAagtccctgttgaagctgccctcactatctatgagtgggtgtaggaacctatccctattatttccatgttattcctaccactGGTAGGAAAGTTTCTGTTACAGAagcaatgtccaggaacgcatctgcTTGGTTAACTGAGGTGTCACTgtataagaaaataagaaactgttttataccaggtcagaccattggtccatctagcctagtactgtctgctctgaccaACAGCAGATTTCCAGGATTCCGGGTCTGTGTCTTTCATATTACCTGCCACCTAATCATTTAACTAGAGATGatagggactgagcctgggaccttttgtatgcaaagcatgtgctctgccactgagctctagTTGAGCTCTTTGTTTTGGTAGTGCAGAAAGTACATTGCAGTTGAACCAATCATAGAAAACTTGAAATGGCGGTTTTAACAAGCTCAATCTCTCTTTTATGAATTGAGATACCAGTTGTTAGTGTGTgtttttgatttaaaaaatattttgtaccACTAAATTCCAACAGGTTGTGTAATTCAATTCATAGATATTCCTAGAATTATCTGATTTTTAGATAATGTGCTTAAATTCTAATTATCATGAGGAACTAGAGAAGAACACATGTTCATAAATTAATTTTGTTCACAATCACTGCTGACAAATGACATGGAATGAATGGTCATATTTATGAAGCCCAGTCCGCCACCACATCCCAGTACTAACCTCCATCCACAACCGGGCCAAGTGCACGCAaagggtttttctcctgtgtgcctTCTCAGATGGGCTTTCAAATGGCTGCTTTTGGTGTACATCTTGGTACATCCAGGGAAAGTACATTTGTGCATTTTAATGAGTTCTGCCGCAGGATTCTTTTGAAACTTTTGACCCATGATGACCCCAGTTTGACCCTGGATGGTACCTCCTGGCCCAATTGGCTTTGCAGCTATCGGAACTGGGGCTATGCGGACAAATTTAGAGGATGAGTTCAAGTTAGATGATTGAACAAGCTGTGGCACAAGAGCAAATGTTTGCCCTTGGATGTTGACCAGGAGCTGTGCAATTTTAATGTTCTCTTGCACTGGTTCTTGTGAACTAGGGCTCATGTTTGATGCTTGTTTAACTTGTACTGGTTGGATTTGGAGCATGACAGGTATTCCTCCATCGAGGGACATTGCTCCATTTGATGCATGGCTACTTTCCATTATGTTGCTTGATTGTTCACTTTTACTATCTTTTAAACTAATACTGGGCCCCATGTGGTCTTTTGGCTGTATGGAAGCCACAGTAATCTGGCTACAAGCTCTCATGTCTTTGGTCTcacttttagatccttccttgaGGTCCGTCTCCATGTTCTCTTCCAGAAACTCCTCAATCTCCTCAAGGGTGGGCTGAAATGGTCCAGACTCTTCCATCTCCACTGTGAATTCA is from Rhineura floridana isolate rRhiFlo1 chromosome 3, rRhiFlo1.hap2, whole genome shotgun sequence and encodes:
- the KLF15 gene encoding Krueppel-like factor 15 isoform X2, with protein sequence MVDHLLPAGESFSSTRPLIGYFGDMAAIGRSYQMLPSPLSEDDSDSSSFCSCSSPESQVLSSSYGSSSSAESQDSILDYLLSQASLGNGHASWWDKRRPQPIVKEEHFRMPEFTVEMEESGPFQPTLEEIEEFLEENMETDLKEGSKSETKDMRACSQITVASIQPKDHMGPSISLKDSKSEQSSNIMESSHASNGAMSLDGGIPVMLQIQPVQVKQASNMSPSSQEPVQENIKIAQLLVNIQGQTFALVPQLVQSSNLNSSSKFVRIAPVPIAAKPIGPGGTIQGQTGVIMGQKFQKNPAAELIKMHKCTFPGCTKMYTKSSHLKAHLRRHTGEKPFACTWPGCGWRTSPGYRGVRRTTEE
- the KLF15 gene encoding Krueppel-like factor 15 isoform X1, with amino-acid sequence MVDHLLPAGESFSSTRPLIGYFGDMAAIGRSYQMLPSPLSEDDSDSSSFCSCSSPESQVLSSSYGSSSSAESQDSILDYLLSQASLGNGHASWWDKRRPQPIVKEEHFRMPEFTVEMEESGPFQPTLEEIEEFLEENMETDLKEGSKSETKDMRACSQITVASIQPKDHMGPSISLKDSKSEQSSNIMESSHASNGAMSLDGGIPVMLQIQPVQVKQASNMSPSSQEPVQENIKIAQLLVNIQGQTFALVPQLVQSSNLNSSSKFVRIAPVPIAAKPIGPGGTIQGQTGVIMGQKFQKNPAAELIKMHKCTFPGCTKMYTKSSHLKAHLRRHTGEKPFACTWPGCGWRFSRSDELSRHRRSHSGVKPYQCPVCEKKFARSDHLSKHVKVHRFPRSSRSMRSVN